One window of Nitrospirota bacterium genomic DNA carries:
- a CDS encoding cytochrome c biogenesis protein CcdA → MDISIANILLSAGAGLASVLSPCVLPVIPVIAVGGAEKKDRLRPLLVVLGLSITFMAMGAVSSLFGELLVGRTRFIEQIGGAVILAMGLMVFFDLNVFKRLYRLSNIQVKSEGRFSGIILGMALGIVWVPCIGPMLSSILAMVGTSGELVKGVMLLGFYSLGLAIPLLTIAYSSHLLQRRLVAMARHEAVVRYITGGILIAFGLYILVIGNFAF, encoded by the coding sequence ATGGATATCAGCATCGCCAATATCCTGCTTTCAGCAGGGGCCGGTCTGGCCAGTGTGCTCTCTCCCTGCGTGCTGCCGGTAATCCCGGTGATCGCGGTCGGCGGCGCAGAAAAAAAAGACCGTCTGCGGCCTCTGCTTGTGGTTTTGGGACTTTCGATAACCTTCATGGCCATGGGCGCTGTTTCATCCCTTTTTGGGGAGCTGCTGGTTGGACGCACGCGGTTTATCGAGCAGATTGGCGGTGCGGTCATCCTTGCCATGGGTCTGATGGTCTTCTTCGACCTGAACGTCTTTAAGCGGTTGTACCGGCTTTCAAATATTCAGGTAAAGTCTGAAGGCAGATTCAGCGGGATCATCCTCGGAATGGCGCTTGGTATCGTCTGGGTTCCCTGTATCGGCCCGATGCTCTCGAGTATCCTTGCAATGGTCGGCACGAGCGGCGAACTGGTAAAAGGCGTTATGCTCCTCGGGTTTTATTCCCTGGGTCTGGCCATACCGCTGCTGACCATAGCCTATTCGTCGCATCTCCTGCAGCGCAGGCTTGTTGCGATGGCGAGGCATGAAGCGGTTGTTCGGTATATAACGGGCGGCATTCTTATCGCCTTTGGTCTGTACATTCTTGTTATTGGGAATTTCGCCTTTTAG
- a CDS encoding efflux RND transporter permease subunit produces MKAIGISGKIAKAFIQSKLTPLIVMASLLLGVFAVMVTPREEEPQIVVPMIDVMVTYPGASAKEVEERVTKPMEKFLWEIKGVEYVYSIAKPGMNLTIVRFYVGEDMEASLVKLYNKLMSNYDKIPPGVSQPLVRPKSIDDVPITTFTLWSERYNGYELRRVAQEICNEIKKDKDVSETTIIGGQKRQVRISLDPARLRAYSLSARQIMGMLQKANFLMPSGAFSSGNREYLIDTGTFLKNAEEVGSVVVSMNNNRPVYLRDVAVLTDGPEEPADYVFMGLGPAAQSRGIAASHSRAGQYEAVTLTVSKKKGANASMVAEDAIRKIEALKGKAIPSEIEITTTRNYGETAKEKSNELLEHLLIASLSVVILIALALGWRESIVVGVAVPVTLSLTLLINYLYGYTLNRVTLFALIFSIGILVDDAIVVVENIHRHFRMHKIDPLTAAYAVDEVGNPTILATFAVIAALLPMAFVTGLMGPYMRPIPVGASAAMIFSLLIAFIVSPWMSYKVLRNLKRNESHRKGQEDAGGFASLYERMLRPLIEKKKKRITALAVVLLLLALSLVLVPLKAVTLKMLPFDNKSELQVIVDMPEGVTLEQSAALGREMGEYLKTVVEVTDFQTYVGTAAPYNFNGLVRHYFMRSGSNVADIQVNFVPKSERKAQSHEIAKRLRPELKKIADRYQARLKVAEIPPGPPVLSTLVAEVYGPDLQRQTEIAKSIRSIFEKTEGVVDVDWYVEDDQQKITFDVDREKAGQHGISTEAVAQSLRIALSGMSAGLVHMEREKEPVELVLRMPISERSTLASLSGITMPSADGRPISLSELVKMREGVEDKTIYHKNLKRVVYVTGDVAGTAESPAYAILTMKEKIKDLKLAEGYELKQYSSEQPWLEDRYSMKWDGEWHITYEVFRDLGIAFGAVLVLIYVLVVAWFRNFVTPLIIMAPIPLTLVGILPGHWIFGAFFTATSMIGFIALAGIIVRNSILLIDFVQMEWRDSGDLNAALIKAVAVRFRPIAVTAAAVVVGSFVMLFDPIFQGLAIAMMFGALAATALTLVAVPLLYYEYFKDRPCPLGSGSDIEKIDPETL; encoded by the coding sequence ATGAAGGCTATAGGAATATCAGGGAAGATCGCAAAGGCTTTTATTCAGTCAAAGCTGACGCCGTTGATCGTTATGGCATCACTGCTCCTTGGCGTCTTTGCCGTTATGGTTACTCCGCGCGAAGAAGAGCCCCAGATTGTCGTTCCGATGATCGACGTGATGGTCACCTATCCCGGAGCATCGGCAAAAGAGGTTGAAGAACGGGTTACAAAGCCCATGGAGAAATTCCTTTGGGAGATCAAGGGCGTTGAGTATGTGTACTCCATAGCTAAGCCCGGAATGAACCTTACCATCGTGCGCTTCTATGTGGGCGAGGATATGGAAGCCAGTCTTGTGAAGCTGTATAACAAGCTGATGTCCAACTATGACAAGATCCCCCCGGGCGTTTCCCAGCCGCTGGTAAGACCGAAGTCTATTGACGATGTGCCTATTACGACATTTACGCTCTGGTCTGAACGCTATAACGGCTATGAGCTCAGGAGGGTTGCGCAGGAGATCTGCAATGAGATCAAGAAGGATAAGGACGTATCGGAAACAACAATTATAGGCGGACAGAAACGACAGGTAAGGATCAGCCTTGACCCTGCCCGCCTGCGTGCATACAGCCTCTCGGCACGGCAGATCATGGGCATGCTTCAGAAGGCTAATTTTCTGATGCCTTCAGGCGCCTTTTCCTCAGGCAACAGGGAATATCTTATTGATACCGGCACATTTCTCAAAAATGCGGAAGAGGTCGGTTCGGTCGTGGTGAGTATGAACAATAACAGGCCGGTGTACCTCAGGGATGTGGCTGTATTGACTGACGGGCCGGAAGAGCCCGCGGATTATGTCTTTATGGGACTTGGTCCTGCTGCCCAATCCCGGGGCATCGCGGCCAGCCATTCACGTGCCGGACAGTATGAAGCGGTTACGCTGACGGTCTCAAAAAAGAAAGGCGCAAATGCAAGTATGGTTGCCGAAGACGCCATACGCAAAATAGAAGCGCTGAAAGGCAAGGCCATACCGTCTGAGATAGAAATAACAACAACAAGAAACTATGGTGAGACTGCAAAGGAAAAATCCAACGAGCTGCTTGAGCATCTCCTTATCGCATCCCTGTCGGTTGTTATCCTCATCGCCCTTGCCCTTGGCTGGAGGGAGTCGATTGTTGTGGGCGTGGCCGTACCTGTTACGCTGTCTCTTACCCTGCTTATCAATTATCTCTATGGCTATACCCTGAACAGGGTTACGCTTTTTGCCCTGATCTTCTCTATCGGCATACTCGTTGACGATGCGATTGTCGTTGTCGAAAATATCCACCGTCACTTCAGGATGCACAAAATAGATCCGCTTACTGCGGCATATGCCGTCGATGAGGTCGGTAATCCGACGATCCTCGCCACCTTTGCGGTCATTGCAGCGCTTCTGCCAATGGCATTTGTTACCGGTCTGATGGGGCCCTATATGCGGCCGATACCGGTCGGCGCCTCTGCTGCCATGATCTTTTCGCTGCTCATTGCCTTTATCGTAAGCCCGTGGATGAGCTATAAGGTGCTGAGGAATCTCAAGCGCAATGAGTCGCACAGAAAAGGGCAGGAGGATGCCGGTGGCTTTGCCTCGTTGTACGAGCGCATGCTCAGACCGTTGATCGAGAAGAAGAAAAAACGCATCACTGCCCTTGCGGTTGTACTTCTGCTCCTTGCTCTTTCCCTGGTGCTGGTTCCGCTGAAGGCAGTGACGCTCAAGATGCTGCCCTTCGACAACAAAAGCGAGCTGCAGGTGATCGTGGATATGCCCGAGGGGGTAACGCTGGAACAGAGCGCAGCGCTTGGCAGGGAGATGGGCGAGTATCTCAAGACCGTGGTTGAGGTGACGGATTTTCAGACCTATGTCGGGACTGCAGCGCCCTACAATTTTAATGGGCTGGTCAGACACTATTTCATGAGATCTGGCAGCAATGTCGCCGATATTCAGGTCAATTTCGTTCCGAAGTCCGAGCGCAAGGCCCAAAGCCACGAGATCGCAAAACGGCTTCGGCCGGAGCTGAAAAAAATTGCCGACCGGTATCAGGCCCGCCTCAAGGTGGCAGAGATACCCCCGGGACCTCCTGTCCTGAGCACCCTTGTTGCCGAGGTGTATGGACCTGACCTGCAGCGGCAGACAGAGATTGCAAAAAGCATTCGCAGCATCTTTGAAAAGACCGAAGGTGTGGTCGATGTGGACTGGTATGTTGAGGATGACCAGCAGAAGATCACCTTTGATGTTGATCGTGAGAAGGCAGGCCAGCACGGCATTTCAACCGAGGCAGTGGCTCAGAGCCTCAGAATTGCCTTAAGCGGTATGTCTGCCGGTCTCGTACACATGGAAAGGGAAAAAGAGCCTGTTGAGCTTGTCCTGAGGATGCCAATAAGTGAGCGGTCAACGCTTGCATCACTCAGTGGAATTACCATGCCCTCGGCAGATGGCCGTCCAATATCCCTTTCAGAACTGGTGAAGATGCGGGAAGGGGTAGAAGACAAGACTATTTACCATAAGAACCTCAAGCGGGTTGTTTATGTTACCGGTGATGTTGCAGGCACAGCAGAAAGCCCTGCATACGCAATACTTACGATGAAGGAAAAGATCAAAGACCTTAAACTTGCCGAAGGGTATGAGCTGAAGCAGTATTCGTCTGAGCAGCCCTGGCTTGAAGACCGCTATTCCATGAAGTGGGACGGCGAGTGGCATATCACCTATGAGGTGTTCCGCGATCTGGGTATCGCATTTGGCGCTGTGCTGGTGCTTATCTATGTCCTTGTTGTCGCCTGGTTCAGAAACTTCGTGACTCCACTGATCATTATGGCCCCCATCCCCCTGACCCTTGTCGGCATACTGCCGGGTCATTGGATATTCGGCGCGTTTTTTACTGCAACCTCCATGATAGGGTTCATAGCACTTGCCGGCATTATCGTAAGGAACTCGATCCTGCTGATCGATTTTGTGCAGATGGAGTGGAGGGACAGCGGTGATCTCAATGCCGCACTGATCAAGGCCGTGGCAGTCAGGTTCAGGCCGATTGCAGTTACCGCGGCTGCTGTGGTCGTGGGCTCCTTTGTGATGCTTTTTGACCCCATCTTCCAGGGTCTTGCGATTGCGATGATGTTCGGTGCCCTGGCCGCTACGGCATTGACGCTTGTTGCGGTTCCGCTGCTCTATTATGAATATTTCAAGGACCGGCCATGTCCTCTGGGCTCCGGCAGTGATATTGAAAAGATTGACCCTGAAACGTTATAA
- a CDS encoding thioredoxin family protein gives MKRRGIIVLFVVFCLTVFLVQISAAANAAPKSTPELKQLLGTGKKTVVFFQNPNGGPCKAQTDILQKLLKDRKGNFTIAYVNSMKPEDQKAFYDYGVRNLPSLVLVDGSGNISRVFPPGIQSYETLSQSLDSIK, from the coding sequence ATGAAGAGAAGAGGTATTATTGTTTTGTTCGTTGTCTTTTGTCTCACGGTCTTTTTGGTCCAGATCAGCGCAGCGGCAAATGCTGCTCCCAAGAGCACCCCTGAACTGAAACAGCTTCTCGGAACAGGCAAGAAGACGGTCGTATTTTTCCAGAACCCCAATGGCGGCCCCTGCAAGGCCCAGACCGATATTCTCCAGAAGCTCCTGAAAGACAGGAAGGGAAATTTCACGATTGCCTATGTGAACTCCATGAAGCCAGAAGATCAGAAGGCTTTTTACGATTACGGCGTAAGAAATCTCCCTTCCCTTGTGCTTGTTGACGGAAGCGGTAATATCAGCCGCGTCTTTCCTCCCGGTATTCAGAGCTATGAGACCCTTTCACAGTCTCTCGACAGCATAAAATAA